A DNA window from Acropora palmata chromosome 12, jaAcrPala1.3, whole genome shotgun sequence contains the following coding sequences:
- the LOC141860428 gene encoding adhesion G-protein coupled receptor D1-like isoform X1: protein MNKNWIKTWAILAPHGFKRRQIKGDLRREMKALLRVFLVICFANFDVTTRAYKINKSQVTWEQAKELCQKSGSILAVVDSQDKIEELSNKLSFLGYKSAKHKFWIGLRTNTSIGQFVWSTGKIAQASFINSACGINSGHIKSGQERCYLFKNQDSPPSCFQQTQCSKTDYFICQSLSYAELLSNLSTSDNRITASSITSVESLTVTSKKSSISLTANIPGQRSTRSLAEESSATSQLTKPTSSKSTATSVVHFYPTASVSISLEAAITPDKRQNMRTSVTSHSKVSRTLNGQSSPSMTTYASSSISADAGVEDSEQLENPISAFINFVGSLNPKDNQALELLTDKFGDLVISLKANASKDIEDNVIESAQAIEDFAFKYAILNLNASKNQERKKNQDIVIQLSLLPKGHAQNFTFLEDNGAARITLPSYLFRNQDTIVFNALYMDLHEYVARSNPRKSIIGSRILGTSIKPSQRTVFEENVTIVLQTITENHQNAEQECAFWKWNHLHPENGAWSSEGCWLLNAQENFTVCTCNHLTNFAILMNTKKQKVPQKHKLPLSYITYVGLGLSLLGETITILAYLLLLWSKHNQQSHVHINLVTTLAMAQVFFLAGIKSTQDQDFCTTVAALIHYFYLSSFCWMLIEGVMLYLLIIEVYNVAVKLRYCYLSAYGFPGLVVTVTLLTAHVTEEDGIYQYRSREWCWLSGRKHYIWSFVAPVILVTGINVVVFCAVVKEMLSMTSVKSTRLNALKTTIKACVVLFPLLGITWLFGLLSLSQAGVVTQYLFTIFNSIQGLLIFLLHCARNSEVRSAWNEKLQFLKKRAWTLVGMQNSSPSNTNDVRSSRPERSEMELHRKFNKISPVEG from the exons ATGAACAAAAATTGGATCAAAACCTGGGCAATTTTAGCTCCACATGGATTTAAAAGGAGACAAATTAAG GGTGACTTGAGGCGTGAAATGAAGGCTCTGCTGCGAGTTTTTCTTGTTATat GTTTCGCTAATTTCGACGTGACCACGAGGGCCTACAAGATAAACAAGTCTCAAGTGACGTGGGAACAGGCCAAAGAACTTTGCCAGAAAAGTGGCTCTATACTCGCAGTGGTCGATTCTCAGGACAAGATCGAAGAACTGTCAAATAAACTATCGTTCCTGGGATACAAAAGCGCCAAACACAAGTTCTGGATTGGTTTAAGGACAAATACATCCATAGGACAGTTTGTGTGGAGCACAGGGAAAATTGCTCAAGCCAGCTTCATAAATTCGGCTTGTGGTATAAATTCTGGTCATATCAAGAGTGGACAAGAGCGATGTTATTTATTCAAGAATCAGGATTCTCCTCCTTCATGTTTCCAGCAGACGCAATGCAGTAAAACAGATTATTTCATCTGCCAGTCTTTATCTTACGCAG AACTTCTTTCCAATCTTTCGACATCTGACAATCGCATCACTGCTTCAAGTATTACCAGTGTGGAATCATTAACAGTTACTTCCAAGAAGTCATCTATTAGCTTGACTGCAAATATCCCAGGCCAACGCTCAACAAGATCCCTCGCCGAGGAATCCTCGGCAACATCACAGCTTACGAAACCTACTTCATCCAAAAGCACTGCAACAAGTGTCGTCCATTTTTATCCAACAGCATCAGTCTCTATATCATTAGAAGCCGCCATAACTCCcgacaaaagacaaaatatgAGGACCTCTGTTACTTCACACAGCAAAGTGTCGAGGACTTTAAATGGCCAGTCATCTCCAAGCATGACAACCTATGCATCGTCAAGTATAAGTGCAGATGCTGGAGTTGAAGACAGTGAACAGTTGGAAAATCCT aTTTCAGCCTTCATAAATTTTGTGGGATCTCTGAATCCAAAAGACAACCAGGCACTGGAG ctcCTTACAGATAAGTTTGGTGATCTCGTAATTTCTTTGAAGGCGAATGCAAGCAAAGATATTGAAGACAATGTGATAGAATCTGCACAAGCCATAGAGGACTTTGCATTCAAATATGCTATCCTCAACTTGAATGCTTCCAAAAACCAAGaacgaaagaaaaatcaagatatCG TTATCCAGCTTTCGCTTTTGCCGAAAGGCCACGCACAAAACTTCACATTCCTCGAAGACAACGGAGCCGCAAGGATAACGCTTCCGTCATATCTGTTTCGAAACCAAG ACACTATTGTTTTCAACGCCCTCTATATGGATCTGCATGAATATGTTGCGAGATCAAACCCAAG GAAAAGCATTATTGGTTCTAGAATTCTTGGTACCAGTATTAAACCATCTCAAAGAACTGTctttgaagaaaatgttacAATTGTCCTTCAAACAATCACG GAAAACCATCAAAACGCGGAGCAAGAGTGTGCATTTTGGAAGTGGAATCATTTGCATCC AGAAAATGGTGCTTGGTCCAGCGAAGGATGCTGGTTGTTGAACGCGCAAGAAAACTTCACGGTTTGCACATGCAATCATTTGACAAACTTTGCGATTTTAATGAACACCAAGAAACAGAAG GTTCCTCAAAAGCACAAGCTGCCTTTGAGCTACATAACTTACGTTGGTCTGGGATTGTCTTTACTCGGAGAGACTATCACTATTCTGGCATACCTTTTGCTATT ATGGTCCAAACACAATCAACAAAGTCATGTTCACATTAACTTGGTAACCACTCTAGCCATGGCGcaggtgttttttttggcagGAATAAAATCCACTCAAGATCAG GATTTTTGTACCACCGTTGCAGCTCTCATTCACTACTTTTATCTATCTTCGTTTTGTTGGATGTTAATAGAAGGCGTTATGTTATATCTTTTAATCATTGAAGTTTACAACGTCGCCGTTAAATTACGTTATTGCTACTTGTCTGCATATG GATTTCCTGGTCTGGTCGTGACAGTAACGCTGTTAACTGCCCACGTAACAGAGGAAGACGGAATTTATCAATACAGGTCTCGTGAATG gtGTTGGCTTTCGGGACGAAAACATTATATATGGTCGTTTGTTGCACCAGTAATATTAGTGACCGGT ATTAATGTGGTAGTATTTTGTGCAGTTGTGAAAGAGATGCTTTCCATGACGAGTGTGAAATCGACGAGACTGAACGCATTAAA AACGACTATCAAAGCGTGTGTTGTACTTTTCCCTCTCTTGGGAATCACGTGGTTGTTTGGCCTGCTGAGTCTTTCTCAAGCTGGAGTTGTAACGCAATATCTTTTCACAATATTCAACTCCATTCAG GGACTTCTGATATTTCTTCTTCATTGTGCAAGAAATTCTGAG gtgAGATCAGCCTGGAATGAAAAGCTACAGTTCTTGAAAAAGCGCGCATGGACATTAGTTGGAATGCAAAACTCATCTCCTTCGAACACGAACGATGTAAGATCTTCTCGGCCAGAGAGATCCGAAATGGAACTCCATCGAAAATTCAATAAGATCTCACCTGTTGAGGGATAG
- the LOC141860428 gene encoding adhesion G-protein coupled receptor D1-like isoform X3, with the protein MNSKGDLRREMKALLRVFLVICFANFDVTTRAYKINKSQVTWEQAKELCQKSGSILAVVDSQDKIEELSNKLSFLGYKSAKHKFWIGLRTNTSIGQFVWSTGKIAQASFINSACGINSGHIKSGQERCYLFKNQDSPPSCFQQTQCSKTDYFICQSLSYAELLSNLSTSDNRITASSITSVESLTVTSKKSSISLTANIPGQRSTRSLAEESSATSQLTKPTSSKSTATSVVHFYPTASVSISLEAAITPDKRQNMRTSVTSHSKVSRTLNGQSSPSMTTYASSSISADAGVEDSEQLENPISAFINFVGSLNPKDNQALELLTDKFGDLVISLKANASKDIEDNVIESAQAIEDFAFKYAILNLNASKNQERKKNQDIVIQLSLLPKGHAQNFTFLEDNGAARITLPSYLFRNQDTIVFNALYMDLHEYVARSNPRKSIIGSRILGTSIKPSQRTVFEENVTIVLQTITENHQNAEQECAFWKWNHLHPENGAWSSEGCWLLNAQENFTVCTCNHLTNFAILMNTKKQKVPQKHKLPLSYITYVGLGLSLLGETITILAYLLLLWSKHNQQSHVHINLVTTLAMAQVFFLAGIKSTQDQDFCTTVAALIHYFYLSSFCWMLIEGVMLYLLIIEVYNVAVKLRYCYLSAYGFPGLVVTVTLLTAHVTEEDGIYQYRSREWCWLSGRKHYIWSFVAPVILVTGINVVVFCAVVKEMLSMTSVKSTRLNALKTTIKACVVLFPLLGITWLFGLLSLSQAGVVTQYLFTIFNSIQGLLIFLLHCARNSEVRSAWNEKLQFLKKRAWTLVGMQNSSPSNTNDVRSSRPERSEMELHRKFNKISPVEG; encoded by the exons ATGAACAGCAAG GGTGACTTGAGGCGTGAAATGAAGGCTCTGCTGCGAGTTTTTCTTGTTATat GTTTCGCTAATTTCGACGTGACCACGAGGGCCTACAAGATAAACAAGTCTCAAGTGACGTGGGAACAGGCCAAAGAACTTTGCCAGAAAAGTGGCTCTATACTCGCAGTGGTCGATTCTCAGGACAAGATCGAAGAACTGTCAAATAAACTATCGTTCCTGGGATACAAAAGCGCCAAACACAAGTTCTGGATTGGTTTAAGGACAAATACATCCATAGGACAGTTTGTGTGGAGCACAGGGAAAATTGCTCAAGCCAGCTTCATAAATTCGGCTTGTGGTATAAATTCTGGTCATATCAAGAGTGGACAAGAGCGATGTTATTTATTCAAGAATCAGGATTCTCCTCCTTCATGTTTCCAGCAGACGCAATGCAGTAAAACAGATTATTTCATCTGCCAGTCTTTATCTTACGCAG AACTTCTTTCCAATCTTTCGACATCTGACAATCGCATCACTGCTTCAAGTATTACCAGTGTGGAATCATTAACAGTTACTTCCAAGAAGTCATCTATTAGCTTGACTGCAAATATCCCAGGCCAACGCTCAACAAGATCCCTCGCCGAGGAATCCTCGGCAACATCACAGCTTACGAAACCTACTTCATCCAAAAGCACTGCAACAAGTGTCGTCCATTTTTATCCAACAGCATCAGTCTCTATATCATTAGAAGCCGCCATAACTCCcgacaaaagacaaaatatgAGGACCTCTGTTACTTCACACAGCAAAGTGTCGAGGACTTTAAATGGCCAGTCATCTCCAAGCATGACAACCTATGCATCGTCAAGTATAAGTGCAGATGCTGGAGTTGAAGACAGTGAACAGTTGGAAAATCCT aTTTCAGCCTTCATAAATTTTGTGGGATCTCTGAATCCAAAAGACAACCAGGCACTGGAG ctcCTTACAGATAAGTTTGGTGATCTCGTAATTTCTTTGAAGGCGAATGCAAGCAAAGATATTGAAGACAATGTGATAGAATCTGCACAAGCCATAGAGGACTTTGCATTCAAATATGCTATCCTCAACTTGAATGCTTCCAAAAACCAAGaacgaaagaaaaatcaagatatCG TTATCCAGCTTTCGCTTTTGCCGAAAGGCCACGCACAAAACTTCACATTCCTCGAAGACAACGGAGCCGCAAGGATAACGCTTCCGTCATATCTGTTTCGAAACCAAG ACACTATTGTTTTCAACGCCCTCTATATGGATCTGCATGAATATGTTGCGAGATCAAACCCAAG GAAAAGCATTATTGGTTCTAGAATTCTTGGTACCAGTATTAAACCATCTCAAAGAACTGTctttgaagaaaatgttacAATTGTCCTTCAAACAATCACG GAAAACCATCAAAACGCGGAGCAAGAGTGTGCATTTTGGAAGTGGAATCATTTGCATCC AGAAAATGGTGCTTGGTCCAGCGAAGGATGCTGGTTGTTGAACGCGCAAGAAAACTTCACGGTTTGCACATGCAATCATTTGACAAACTTTGCGATTTTAATGAACACCAAGAAACAGAAG GTTCCTCAAAAGCACAAGCTGCCTTTGAGCTACATAACTTACGTTGGTCTGGGATTGTCTTTACTCGGAGAGACTATCACTATTCTGGCATACCTTTTGCTATT ATGGTCCAAACACAATCAACAAAGTCATGTTCACATTAACTTGGTAACCACTCTAGCCATGGCGcaggtgttttttttggcagGAATAAAATCCACTCAAGATCAG GATTTTTGTACCACCGTTGCAGCTCTCATTCACTACTTTTATCTATCTTCGTTTTGTTGGATGTTAATAGAAGGCGTTATGTTATATCTTTTAATCATTGAAGTTTACAACGTCGCCGTTAAATTACGTTATTGCTACTTGTCTGCATATG GATTTCCTGGTCTGGTCGTGACAGTAACGCTGTTAACTGCCCACGTAACAGAGGAAGACGGAATTTATCAATACAGGTCTCGTGAATG gtGTTGGCTTTCGGGACGAAAACATTATATATGGTCGTTTGTTGCACCAGTAATATTAGTGACCGGT ATTAATGTGGTAGTATTTTGTGCAGTTGTGAAAGAGATGCTTTCCATGACGAGTGTGAAATCGACGAGACTGAACGCATTAAA AACGACTATCAAAGCGTGTGTTGTACTTTTCCCTCTCTTGGGAATCACGTGGTTGTTTGGCCTGCTGAGTCTTTCTCAAGCTGGAGTTGTAACGCAATATCTTTTCACAATATTCAACTCCATTCAG GGACTTCTGATATTTCTTCTTCATTGTGCAAGAAATTCTGAG gtgAGATCAGCCTGGAATGAAAAGCTACAGTTCTTGAAAAAGCGCGCATGGACATTAGTTGGAATGCAAAACTCATCTCCTTCGAACACGAACGATGTAAGATCTTCTCGGCCAGAGAGATCCGAAATGGAACTCCATCGAAAATTCAATAAGATCTCACCTGTTGAGGGATAG
- the LOC141860428 gene encoding adhesion G-protein coupled receptor D1-like isoform X4, whose amino-acid sequence MPLGDLRREMKALLRVFLVICFANFDVTTRAYKINKSQVTWEQAKELCQKSGSILAVVDSQDKIEELSNKLSFLGYKSAKHKFWIGLRTNTSIGQFVWSTGKIAQASFINSACGINSGHIKSGQERCYLFKNQDSPPSCFQQTQCSKTDYFICQSLSYAELLSNLSTSDNRITASSITSVESLTVTSKKSSISLTANIPGQRSTRSLAEESSATSQLTKPTSSKSTATSVVHFYPTASVSISLEAAITPDKRQNMRTSVTSHSKVSRTLNGQSSPSMTTYASSSISADAGVEDSEQLENPISAFINFVGSLNPKDNQALELLTDKFGDLVISLKANASKDIEDNVIESAQAIEDFAFKYAILNLNASKNQERKKNQDIVIQLSLLPKGHAQNFTFLEDNGAARITLPSYLFRNQDTIVFNALYMDLHEYVARSNPRKSIIGSRILGTSIKPSQRTVFEENVTIVLQTITENHQNAEQECAFWKWNHLHPENGAWSSEGCWLLNAQENFTVCTCNHLTNFAILMNTKKQKVPQKHKLPLSYITYVGLGLSLLGETITILAYLLLLWSKHNQQSHVHINLVTTLAMAQVFFLAGIKSTQDQDFCTTVAALIHYFYLSSFCWMLIEGVMLYLLIIEVYNVAVKLRYCYLSAYGFPGLVVTVTLLTAHVTEEDGIYQYRSREWCWLSGRKHYIWSFVAPVILVTGINVVVFCAVVKEMLSMTSVKSTRLNALKTTIKACVVLFPLLGITWLFGLLSLSQAGVVTQYLFTIFNSIQGLLIFLLHCARNSEVRSAWNEKLQFLKKRAWTLVGMQNSSPSNTNDVRSSRPERSEMELHRKFNKISPVEG is encoded by the exons ATGCCTTTG GGTGACTTGAGGCGTGAAATGAAGGCTCTGCTGCGAGTTTTTCTTGTTATat GTTTCGCTAATTTCGACGTGACCACGAGGGCCTACAAGATAAACAAGTCTCAAGTGACGTGGGAACAGGCCAAAGAACTTTGCCAGAAAAGTGGCTCTATACTCGCAGTGGTCGATTCTCAGGACAAGATCGAAGAACTGTCAAATAAACTATCGTTCCTGGGATACAAAAGCGCCAAACACAAGTTCTGGATTGGTTTAAGGACAAATACATCCATAGGACAGTTTGTGTGGAGCACAGGGAAAATTGCTCAAGCCAGCTTCATAAATTCGGCTTGTGGTATAAATTCTGGTCATATCAAGAGTGGACAAGAGCGATGTTATTTATTCAAGAATCAGGATTCTCCTCCTTCATGTTTCCAGCAGACGCAATGCAGTAAAACAGATTATTTCATCTGCCAGTCTTTATCTTACGCAG AACTTCTTTCCAATCTTTCGACATCTGACAATCGCATCACTGCTTCAAGTATTACCAGTGTGGAATCATTAACAGTTACTTCCAAGAAGTCATCTATTAGCTTGACTGCAAATATCCCAGGCCAACGCTCAACAAGATCCCTCGCCGAGGAATCCTCGGCAACATCACAGCTTACGAAACCTACTTCATCCAAAAGCACTGCAACAAGTGTCGTCCATTTTTATCCAACAGCATCAGTCTCTATATCATTAGAAGCCGCCATAACTCCcgacaaaagacaaaatatgAGGACCTCTGTTACTTCACACAGCAAAGTGTCGAGGACTTTAAATGGCCAGTCATCTCCAAGCATGACAACCTATGCATCGTCAAGTATAAGTGCAGATGCTGGAGTTGAAGACAGTGAACAGTTGGAAAATCCT aTTTCAGCCTTCATAAATTTTGTGGGATCTCTGAATCCAAAAGACAACCAGGCACTGGAG ctcCTTACAGATAAGTTTGGTGATCTCGTAATTTCTTTGAAGGCGAATGCAAGCAAAGATATTGAAGACAATGTGATAGAATCTGCACAAGCCATAGAGGACTTTGCATTCAAATATGCTATCCTCAACTTGAATGCTTCCAAAAACCAAGaacgaaagaaaaatcaagatatCG TTATCCAGCTTTCGCTTTTGCCGAAAGGCCACGCACAAAACTTCACATTCCTCGAAGACAACGGAGCCGCAAGGATAACGCTTCCGTCATATCTGTTTCGAAACCAAG ACACTATTGTTTTCAACGCCCTCTATATGGATCTGCATGAATATGTTGCGAGATCAAACCCAAG GAAAAGCATTATTGGTTCTAGAATTCTTGGTACCAGTATTAAACCATCTCAAAGAACTGTctttgaagaaaatgttacAATTGTCCTTCAAACAATCACG GAAAACCATCAAAACGCGGAGCAAGAGTGTGCATTTTGGAAGTGGAATCATTTGCATCC AGAAAATGGTGCTTGGTCCAGCGAAGGATGCTGGTTGTTGAACGCGCAAGAAAACTTCACGGTTTGCACATGCAATCATTTGACAAACTTTGCGATTTTAATGAACACCAAGAAACAGAAG GTTCCTCAAAAGCACAAGCTGCCTTTGAGCTACATAACTTACGTTGGTCTGGGATTGTCTTTACTCGGAGAGACTATCACTATTCTGGCATACCTTTTGCTATT ATGGTCCAAACACAATCAACAAAGTCATGTTCACATTAACTTGGTAACCACTCTAGCCATGGCGcaggtgttttttttggcagGAATAAAATCCACTCAAGATCAG GATTTTTGTACCACCGTTGCAGCTCTCATTCACTACTTTTATCTATCTTCGTTTTGTTGGATGTTAATAGAAGGCGTTATGTTATATCTTTTAATCATTGAAGTTTACAACGTCGCCGTTAAATTACGTTATTGCTACTTGTCTGCATATG GATTTCCTGGTCTGGTCGTGACAGTAACGCTGTTAACTGCCCACGTAACAGAGGAAGACGGAATTTATCAATACAGGTCTCGTGAATG gtGTTGGCTTTCGGGACGAAAACATTATATATGGTCGTTTGTTGCACCAGTAATATTAGTGACCGGT ATTAATGTGGTAGTATTTTGTGCAGTTGTGAAAGAGATGCTTTCCATGACGAGTGTGAAATCGACGAGACTGAACGCATTAAA AACGACTATCAAAGCGTGTGTTGTACTTTTCCCTCTCTTGGGAATCACGTGGTTGTTTGGCCTGCTGAGTCTTTCTCAAGCTGGAGTTGTAACGCAATATCTTTTCACAATATTCAACTCCATTCAG GGACTTCTGATATTTCTTCTTCATTGTGCAAGAAATTCTGAG gtgAGATCAGCCTGGAATGAAAAGCTACAGTTCTTGAAAAAGCGCGCATGGACATTAGTTGGAATGCAAAACTCATCTCCTTCGAACACGAACGATGTAAGATCTTCTCGGCCAGAGAGATCCGAAATGGAACTCCATCGAAAATTCAATAAGATCTCACCTGTTGAGGGATAG
- the LOC141860428 gene encoding adhesion G-protein coupled receptor D1-like isoform X2 — protein sequence MAGLFQYSLFSFYAPHFSMGLQGDLRREMKALLRVFLVICFANFDVTTRAYKINKSQVTWEQAKELCQKSGSILAVVDSQDKIEELSNKLSFLGYKSAKHKFWIGLRTNTSIGQFVWSTGKIAQASFINSACGINSGHIKSGQERCYLFKNQDSPPSCFQQTQCSKTDYFICQSLSYAELLSNLSTSDNRITASSITSVESLTVTSKKSSISLTANIPGQRSTRSLAEESSATSQLTKPTSSKSTATSVVHFYPTASVSISLEAAITPDKRQNMRTSVTSHSKVSRTLNGQSSPSMTTYASSSISADAGVEDSEQLENPISAFINFVGSLNPKDNQALELLTDKFGDLVISLKANASKDIEDNVIESAQAIEDFAFKYAILNLNASKNQERKKNQDIVIQLSLLPKGHAQNFTFLEDNGAARITLPSYLFRNQDTIVFNALYMDLHEYVARSNPRKSIIGSRILGTSIKPSQRTVFEENVTIVLQTITENHQNAEQECAFWKWNHLHPENGAWSSEGCWLLNAQENFTVCTCNHLTNFAILMNTKKQKVPQKHKLPLSYITYVGLGLSLLGETITILAYLLLLWSKHNQQSHVHINLVTTLAMAQVFFLAGIKSTQDQDFCTTVAALIHYFYLSSFCWMLIEGVMLYLLIIEVYNVAVKLRYCYLSAYGFPGLVVTVTLLTAHVTEEDGIYQYRSREWCWLSGRKHYIWSFVAPVILVTGINVVVFCAVVKEMLSMTSVKSTRLNALKTTIKACVVLFPLLGITWLFGLLSLSQAGVVTQYLFTIFNSIQGLLIFLLHCARNSEVRSAWNEKLQFLKKRAWTLVGMQNSSPSNTNDVRSSRPERSEMELHRKFNKISPVEG from the exons ATGGCTGGCCTTTTTCAGtattcccttttttctttctatgcTCCTCATTTTAGCATGGGGCTTCAG GGTGACTTGAGGCGTGAAATGAAGGCTCTGCTGCGAGTTTTTCTTGTTATat GTTTCGCTAATTTCGACGTGACCACGAGGGCCTACAAGATAAACAAGTCTCAAGTGACGTGGGAACAGGCCAAAGAACTTTGCCAGAAAAGTGGCTCTATACTCGCAGTGGTCGATTCTCAGGACAAGATCGAAGAACTGTCAAATAAACTATCGTTCCTGGGATACAAAAGCGCCAAACACAAGTTCTGGATTGGTTTAAGGACAAATACATCCATAGGACAGTTTGTGTGGAGCACAGGGAAAATTGCTCAAGCCAGCTTCATAAATTCGGCTTGTGGTATAAATTCTGGTCATATCAAGAGTGGACAAGAGCGATGTTATTTATTCAAGAATCAGGATTCTCCTCCTTCATGTTTCCAGCAGACGCAATGCAGTAAAACAGATTATTTCATCTGCCAGTCTTTATCTTACGCAG AACTTCTTTCCAATCTTTCGACATCTGACAATCGCATCACTGCTTCAAGTATTACCAGTGTGGAATCATTAACAGTTACTTCCAAGAAGTCATCTATTAGCTTGACTGCAAATATCCCAGGCCAACGCTCAACAAGATCCCTCGCCGAGGAATCCTCGGCAACATCACAGCTTACGAAACCTACTTCATCCAAAAGCACTGCAACAAGTGTCGTCCATTTTTATCCAACAGCATCAGTCTCTATATCATTAGAAGCCGCCATAACTCCcgacaaaagacaaaatatgAGGACCTCTGTTACTTCACACAGCAAAGTGTCGAGGACTTTAAATGGCCAGTCATCTCCAAGCATGACAACCTATGCATCGTCAAGTATAAGTGCAGATGCTGGAGTTGAAGACAGTGAACAGTTGGAAAATCCT aTTTCAGCCTTCATAAATTTTGTGGGATCTCTGAATCCAAAAGACAACCAGGCACTGGAG ctcCTTACAGATAAGTTTGGTGATCTCGTAATTTCTTTGAAGGCGAATGCAAGCAAAGATATTGAAGACAATGTGATAGAATCTGCACAAGCCATAGAGGACTTTGCATTCAAATATGCTATCCTCAACTTGAATGCTTCCAAAAACCAAGaacgaaagaaaaatcaagatatCG TTATCCAGCTTTCGCTTTTGCCGAAAGGCCACGCACAAAACTTCACATTCCTCGAAGACAACGGAGCCGCAAGGATAACGCTTCCGTCATATCTGTTTCGAAACCAAG ACACTATTGTTTTCAACGCCCTCTATATGGATCTGCATGAATATGTTGCGAGATCAAACCCAAG GAAAAGCATTATTGGTTCTAGAATTCTTGGTACCAGTATTAAACCATCTCAAAGAACTGTctttgaagaaaatgttacAATTGTCCTTCAAACAATCACG GAAAACCATCAAAACGCGGAGCAAGAGTGTGCATTTTGGAAGTGGAATCATTTGCATCC AGAAAATGGTGCTTGGTCCAGCGAAGGATGCTGGTTGTTGAACGCGCAAGAAAACTTCACGGTTTGCACATGCAATCATTTGACAAACTTTGCGATTTTAATGAACACCAAGAAACAGAAG GTTCCTCAAAAGCACAAGCTGCCTTTGAGCTACATAACTTACGTTGGTCTGGGATTGTCTTTACTCGGAGAGACTATCACTATTCTGGCATACCTTTTGCTATT ATGGTCCAAACACAATCAACAAAGTCATGTTCACATTAACTTGGTAACCACTCTAGCCATGGCGcaggtgttttttttggcagGAATAAAATCCACTCAAGATCAG GATTTTTGTACCACCGTTGCAGCTCTCATTCACTACTTTTATCTATCTTCGTTTTGTTGGATGTTAATAGAAGGCGTTATGTTATATCTTTTAATCATTGAAGTTTACAACGTCGCCGTTAAATTACGTTATTGCTACTTGTCTGCATATG GATTTCCTGGTCTGGTCGTGACAGTAACGCTGTTAACTGCCCACGTAACAGAGGAAGACGGAATTTATCAATACAGGTCTCGTGAATG gtGTTGGCTTTCGGGACGAAAACATTATATATGGTCGTTTGTTGCACCAGTAATATTAGTGACCGGT ATTAATGTGGTAGTATTTTGTGCAGTTGTGAAAGAGATGCTTTCCATGACGAGTGTGAAATCGACGAGACTGAACGCATTAAA AACGACTATCAAAGCGTGTGTTGTACTTTTCCCTCTCTTGGGAATCACGTGGTTGTTTGGCCTGCTGAGTCTTTCTCAAGCTGGAGTTGTAACGCAATATCTTTTCACAATATTCAACTCCATTCAG GGACTTCTGATATTTCTTCTTCATTGTGCAAGAAATTCTGAG gtgAGATCAGCCTGGAATGAAAAGCTACAGTTCTTGAAAAAGCGCGCATGGACATTAGTTGGAATGCAAAACTCATCTCCTTCGAACACGAACGATGTAAGATCTTCTCGGCCAGAGAGATCCGAAATGGAACTCCATCGAAAATTCAATAAGATCTCACCTGTTGAGGGATAG